Proteins found in one Populus alba chromosome 14, ASM523922v2, whole genome shotgun sequence genomic segment:
- the LOC118041395 gene encoding RNA demethylase ALKBH10B, producing the protein MAAGAVSPTDHQGTPPVVPVPMMMADTIAKDAILAWFRGEFAAANAIIDALCSHLARLDAGSEYEAVFAAIHGRRLNWIPVLQMQKYHSIADVALELKRVAETKLEAASFGNVETNKFSDEKVKIGVENGHVAQEEEEDSPDSDITDSGSQEVKPASENDDDICANHEDCGVRPTQIKLTKGFTAKEHVKGHTVNVVKGLKLYESIFTDSELSKLTDFVDELRVAGQNGELSGETFILFNKQVKGNKRELIQLGVPIFGHIKEEAASNNPSSNIEPIPALLQGVIDHLVQWQLIPEYKKPNGCIIHFFDEGEYSQPFLKPPHLDQPISTLILSESTMAFGRILGSDSDGNYRGSLSLFLKQGSLLVMRGNSADMAGHAMCPSSNKRASITFFRVRPESKQGQSPPTSPMNGAMTLWQPSIPSPYPVPNGALDGYEPMDSMPPNWGVLSSPVVMLAPMRPMVMSPKRMPNGGTGVFLPWAVGSRKPAKHLPPRAQRGRLLALSSPVETHVAASASDTGISIEGKSA; encoded by the exons ATGGCGGCAGGAGCAGTATCGCCGACGGATCATCAAGGTACTCCACCAGTGGTGCCGGTGCCGATGATGATGGCGGACACGATTGCCAAGGACGCTATTCTTGCCTGGTTTCGTGGGGAATTCGCAGCGGCTAACGCCATAATCGATGCTCTGTGTAGCCACCTGGCACGGCTGGATGCAGGATCCGAGTACGAGGCGGTGTTCGCGGCCATTCATGGGAGGAGGCTTAACTGGATCCCTGTGCTCCAGATGCAGAAGTACCACTCCATTGCAGACGTGGCTTTGGAGCTAAAGCGGGTGGCTGAGACAAAACTGGAAGCAGCGTCATTCGGAAACGTGGAGACTAATAAATTCAGTGATGAGAAAGTAAAAATAGGCGTGGAAAATGGTCATGTTGCtcaggaagaggaggaggattCACCTGATAGTGATATAACTGATTCAG GATCTCAAGAAGTGAAGCCTGCTAGTGAGAATGACGATGACATATGTGCCAATCATGAAGACTGCGGCGTACGTCCTACTCAAATCAAGCTGACAAAAGGATTCACAGCCAAGGAGCACGTCAAGGGGCATACG GTGAATGTTGTGAAAGGTTTGAAGTTATACGAGTCAATATTCACTGATTCTGAGCTGTCCAAGTTGACTGATTTTGTCGACGAACTCCGGGTTGCTGGCCAGAATGGTGAACTCTCAG GCgagacttttattttattcaacaaGCAGGTGAAGGGAAACAAGAGGGAGCTGATTCAGCTTGGGGTTCCAATTTTTGGACATATAAAAGAGGAAGCTGCAAGCAACAACCCATCAA GCAACATAGAGCCAATTCCAGCTCTTCTCCAAGGTGTCATTGATCACCTGGTTCAATGGCAATTAATTCCAGAATATAAAAAGCCTAATGGATGCATCATCCATTTCTTTGATGAG GGGGAATATTCACAACCTTTTCTGAAGCCACCTCATCTAGACCAGCCAATCTCTACACTTATCCTCTCAGAATCAACAATGGCCTTTGGGCGTATTCTCGGGAGTGATAGTGATGGTAATTATAGAGGATCGCTCTCCCTCTTTCTGAAACAAGG GTCTCTTTTAGTGATGAGGGGAAACAGTGCTGACATGGCCGGACATGCAATGTGCCCGTCTTCAAACAAAAGGGCCAGCATAACTTTCTTCAGAGTGCGTCCTGAATCCAAACAAGGGCAGTCACCACCAACCAGTCCCATGAACGGTGCCATGACCCTATGGCAACCTAGCATCCCGAGCCCATATCCAGTGCCTAATGGAGCTCTTGATGGCTACGAGCCAATGGATTCAATGCCTCCTAACTGGGGAGTTCTTAGTTCTCCTGTGGTCATGCTCGCTCCAATGCGCCCTATGGTCATGAGTCCCAAAAGAATGCCCAACGGTGGTACAGGGGTTTTTTTGCCCTGGGCTGTAGGATCCAGAAAACCTGCAAAACATCTTCCACCCCGTGCCCAAAGAGGACGCCTCCTTGCACTTTCCTCTCCGGTCGAAACACACGTAGCAGCTTCTGCTTCTGATACAGGTATCAGTATTGAAGGGAAATCTGCCTGA
- the LOC140954505 gene encoding LOW QUALITY PROTEIN: uncharacterized protein (The sequence of the model RefSeq protein was modified relative to this genomic sequence to represent the inferred CDS: deleted 1 base in 1 codon): MERNSNSNSNSCPKVVYEKIYKAVTVSPAFQAIRRISSRPRDPRPDSPAPNSSPPPPPPPHHLFPKKIIDNQLQTNSPKKHRKSAESAKRHDTPRNREAAETVPVNFDFQSQSIPGNGKSNPTTPHAPIPKTTRVASRVLEPEAKTSSMAVVQSPSQGNKANHPKLESPQHNKVEEGNDKRGMHIEERFTDYIKRARIKMRTFSNAGHEKQHANPEKDKFTDYINSAKVKLRTTSSIGGGKS, translated from the exons ATGGAAAggaacagcaacagcaacagcaacagctgCCCCAAGGTTGtgtatgaaaaaatatacaaagctGTTACTGTCTCTCCAGCTTTCCAAGCAATTCGCCGCATCTCAAGTCGCCCAAGAGATCCTAGGCCTGATAGCCCTGCTCCAAATtcttcaccaccaccaccaccaccacca caccacctctttcctaagaaaatcattgataacCAACTCCAGACAAATTCTCCAAAAAAACATCGCAAGTCAGCAGAGAGTGCCAAAAGGCATGACACGCCAAGAAATAGAGAAGCAGCAGAAACAGTTCCTGTCAACTTCGATTTTCAAAGCCAGAGTATTCCAGGAAATGGGAAATCCAATCCAACCACTCCACATGCTCCCATTCCAAAGACCACCCGAGTCGCTTCCAGGGTTCTTGAACCTGAAGCTAAAACATCAAGCATGGCTGTTGTACAAAGTCCAAGCCAAGGAAACAAGGCCAATCATCCCAAGCTTGAATCACCTCAACATAATAAGGTGGAAGAAGGTAATGATAAACGAGGGATGCACATTGAAGAGAGGTTCACTGACTACATCAAACGCGCAAGGATTAAGATGAGGACTTTTTCAAATGCTGGGCATGAAAAACAACATGCTAATCCAGAAAAAGATAAGTTCACGGATTACATTAACAGTGCCAAGGTTAAGCTTAGAACTACATCAAGTATTGGCGGTGGAAAGTCTTAA
- the LOC118041397 gene encoding protein RESISTANCE TO PHYTOPHTHORA 1, chloroplastic, which yields MNALLSSSTSLCNSHILKLTSKPTSFRLSLPCNTNTTQCLGRDSLTLRIRASNNANEVDTQIAKEDRATETSNQVSSSSSAAPPAIDRDLKKVVQKTAATFAPRASTATKNPAVPGTTLYTVFEVQGYVCMLLGGALSFNLIFPSNDPDIWRLMGMWSIWMFTIPSLRARDCSKNEKEALNYLFLLVPLLNVTIPFFWKSFALVWSADTIAFFGMYAWKLGWLQKTE from the exons ATGAACGCTCTCCTCTCAAGCTCAACCTCTCTCTGCAACTCTCACATTTTGAAGCTTACATCCAAACCCACAAGTTTCAGGCTATCATTACCATGCAATACCAATACTACCCAGTGCTTGGGCCGCGACAGCTTGACCTTGAGAATACGAGCCAGCAACAATGCAAATGAAGTGGATACGCAGATTGCAAAAGAAGATCGGGCAACTGAAACTAGTAATCAAGTCTCCAGTTCATCATCTGCTGCCCCGCCTGCAATTGACAGAGACCTCAAAAAG GTGGTTCAAAAGACTGCTGCTACCTTTGCACCGAGAGCTTCCACAGCTACAAAAAATCCTGCTGTACCAGGAACTACCTTGTATACTGTTTTTGAGGTTCAAGGCTATGTCTGCATGTTGTTAGGTGGAGCTCTTTCTTTCAATCTCATTTTCCCATCAAACGACCCTGACATTTGGAGATTGATGGGAATGTGGTCCATCTGGATGTTCA CAATTCCTTCCCTTCGTGCCCGGGACTGCTCCAAGAACGAGAAAGAGGCTCTTAATTATCTATTTCTACTCGTCCCTTTACTCAATGTTACAATCCCCTTCTTTTGGAAGTCCTTTGCGTTAGTATGGTCCGCCGATACCATTGCCTTCTTTGGAATGTATGCATGGAAG CTGGGATGGCTCCAGAAAACAGAGTAG
- the LOC118041396 gene encoding transcription termination factor MTERF4, chloroplastic: MTIVSYAGITRPVFLLAHPELPVLVYCKLQLNSTSALRIPSNDMKRTEVTRFRCYVAERTFESTSVGSTLSNTGNVRLGRKQRSSSSLYSRPSLLEMKNEKIANRAKVYEFLRGIGIVPDELDGLELPVTTEVMRERVDFLHNLGLTIEDINNYPLVLGCSVKKNMIPVLDYLGKLGVRKSTFTEFLRRYPQVLHASVVVDLDPVVKYLQGMDIKPNDIPRVLERYPEILGFKLEGTMSTSVAYLVGIGLARREVGGVLTRYPEILGMRVGRVIKPFVEYLESLGIPRLAVARLIEKRPHILGFGLEEQVKPNVGSLLEFNVRKSSLPSVVAQYPEIIGIELKEKLLGQQCLLHSVIDLGPEDFGRVVEKMPQVVSLSRLPIVKHVDFLKDCGFSLQQVRAMVVGCPQLLALNLDIMKHSFDYFQVVMERPLDDLVTFPAFFTYGLESTIKPRHKRVAKKGMKCSLSWLLNCSDEKFEQRMEYDTIDMEEMEMPSFDMNTLTEPRSEDSASDYDDSDDEHI, encoded by the coding sequence ATGACGATTGTAAGCTATGCTGGCATTACGAGACCTGTTTTTTTGCTTGCACATCCAGAGTTACCCGTTCTTGTATATTGCAAACTACAGCTAAACTCTACATCAGCTCTTAGAATCCCAAGTAATGACATGAAGAGGACTGAGGTCACAAGATTTCGGTGTTATGTTGCTGAGAGAACTTTTGAATCAACTTCTGTGGGTTCAACTCTATCCAACACAGGTAATGTTCGTTTGGGTCGGAAGCAAAGAAGCTCTTCATCCCTCTATAGTCGACCTAGTTTGCTGGAAATGAAAAATGAGAAGATAGCAAATCGTGCCAAGGTTTATGAATTCTTAAGGGGAATTGGTATTGTCCCTGATGAACTTGATGGGTTGGAGCTTCCTGTGACTACTGAGGTTATGAGGGAACGTGTTGATTTCCTTCACAATTTAGGTCTCACAATTGAGGACATCAACAACTACCCGCTTGTTCTCGGTTGCAGTGTGAAGAAGAACATGATTCCTGTGCTTGACTATCTTGGAAAATTGGGTGTTAGGAAATCCACTTTCACTGAGTTCTTACGAAGATATCCCCAAGTCCTTCATGCTAGTGTTGTTGTAGATCTAGATCCAGTGGTCAAATATCTTCAAGGAATGGATATCAAGCCAAATGACATCCCTCGGGTGCTTGAGAGATATCCAGAAATTCTGGGGTTCAAGCTTGAAGGGACCATGAGCACATCAGTGGCTTATTTGGTAGGAATCGGGTTAGCAAGGAGAGAAGTTGGAGGGGTTTTAACTAGATACCCAGAGATTTTGGGGATGCGAGTAGGACGGGTGATCAAGCCTTTTGTGGAGTATCTTGAAAGCTTGGGCATACCAAGACTAGCTGTAGCTAGATTGATAGAAAAGCGACCTCAcatccttggttttggattagAGGAACAGGTGAAACCAAATGTTGGATCCCTTTTAGAGTTTAATGTAAGAAAATCCTCACTTCCTTCTGTGGTGGCACAATATCCTGAGATTATTGGAATTGAGCTGAAGGAAAAACTTCTGGGTCAACAGTGTTTACTTCATTCAGTTATTGATTTGGGCCCTGAGGACTTTGGCAGAGTTGTTGAGAAGATGCCACAGGTCGTCAGCCTTAGTAGACTAcctattgtgaaacatgtggaTTTCCTTAAAGACTGTGGATTCTCCTTGCAACAAGTGAGGGCAATGGTTGTGGGATGTCCCCAGTTGCTTGCTTTGAATCTTGACATTATGAAACACAGTTTTGATTACTTCCAAGTGGTGATGGAAAGACCTTTGGATGATTTGGTTACTTTCCCTGCTTTCTTTACATATGGTTTGGAGTCCACTATAAAACCAAGACATAAGAGGGTTGCAAAGAAGGGCATGAAGTGTTCACTTTCATGGCTCCTTAACTGCTCTGATGAGAAGTTTGAGCAACGAATGGAGTATGACACTATTGACATGGAGGAGATGGAGATGCCATCATTTGACATGAATACTCTGACGGAACCAAGGAGTGAAGATTCTGCTTCTGACTATGACGACAGTGATGATGAGCACATTTAG